The genomic DNA ACCAGACCGGCTGCGCGGGTCAGGCGTCCGCATGCGCGCAGCGGCTTCGCGATCGCATTGCGCTCGCGCAATCCGTCGAGGCGCTGGCGCCATGCCTGCAAATGAAGGTTGTCCGCGGCGACAGCCGGCCGCGCGTGCGGCGGATTCGACCCGACCGACGCCAGCGCGATCTCGCGCTCGAGCGGCGTGAGATCGTTTGTGTGGATGTCGTCGAGGGTCGGCGTCACCATGTGCTCACCTTGCCGAGCGCGGCTGCGACGCGCTCCCAGCGCGTGCCGATGGTCGCGTCCACCTCGCCGGTCGCGGCCTGCGCGCGGCAGCCGCCGCGCTCGATCGCGGGATCGGTGCGCACGTTCCAGCCGCGCGCACGCAGTTCGTCCATCAGATACGCCTCGACGATCGGCAGATCGGCCGGGCTCACGATCAGATGCGGCGCGCCGGTAAGAGCCGGTTCGGCCGCGATCACTTCGCGCGCCGCGGCGAGCAGCGCGGTCGGGTCGTGCTGCACATGCTGGCGCACGACCTGCTGGGCGATATCGAGCGCGAGCGCGACCAGCGTCTCGGCCACTTCGCTTTGCGCGGCGCCGAGCGCGCCGGTAAACGCATCGGCGATCGCGATCACGCGCTCCGCTTCCTTGCGCGCTTCGGCCCGTCCCTGTTCGACGCCCTTCGCGTGTCCCTGCTCGTAGCCCGCCTGATAGCCGAGCGCCTGTCCGGCCACATGGCCCGACGCGACTCCCTCGGCATGCGCAGCGTCGCGAAGCCGCTGAATCTCGGCTTCGATGTCGCGTTCGTCTTCAACGGGTTCGGGTTCCGGCACCGGATCGAACGATGCCATCTCCCACCGCTGATACGCGGACAGCACGTCGCTGCGCGCGGGCTCACGTTCAGACATACGCATCTTCCGCCTTGCCGCCGATCACGATCTGGCCGCTCTCGGCCAGGTTGCGCACGATCTGCAGGATGCGGCGCTGCTGCGTCTCGACTTCCGAGACGCGCACCGGACCGCGTGCATCGAGGTCTTCGGCGAGCAGTTCGGCCGCGCGCTGCGACATGTTCGACAGGAACTTCTGACGCAGCGCCGGCTGCGCGCCCTTCAGCGAGATGATCAGCGCTTCCGATTCGACTTCCTTCAGCAGCAGCTGGATCGCACGGTCTTCCAGATCGAGCAGGTTCTCGAACACGAACATCTGGTCGATGATCTTCTGCGCGAGTTCCGCGTCGTACTGGCGCACGTTTTCGAGCACCGATTCCTCGTGATTGCTCGGCATGAAGTTGAGGATTTCCGCCGCCGTGCGGATGCCGCCCATCGGGCTGCGCTTCAGGTTGTCGCTGCCCGACAGCAGGCCGGTCAGGACGTCGTCGAGTTCACGCAGCGCGGCCGGCTGGATG from Paraburkholderia edwinii includes the following:
- the fliH gene encoding flagellar assembly protein FliH, which codes for MRMSEREPARSDVLSAYQRWEMASFDPVPEPEPVEDERDIEAEIQRLRDAAHAEGVASGHVAGQALGYQAGYEQGHAKGVEQGRAEARKEAERVIAIADAFTGALGAAQSEVAETLVALALDIAQQVVRQHVQHDPTALLAAAREVIAAEPALTGAPHLIVSPADLPIVEAYLMDELRARGWNVRTDPAIERGGCRAQAATGEVDATIGTRWERVAAALGKVSTW
- the fliG gene encoding flagellar motor switch protein FliG; amino-acid sequence: MNAEGITKSALLLMSIGEEEAAQVFKFLGPREVQKIGVAMAALRNVTREQVDEVLQEFAREAEQHTALSLDSSDYIRSVLTKALGEDKAGAIIDRILQGSDTSGIEGLKWMDSAAVAELIKNEHPQIIATILVHLDRDQASEIAACFTERLRNDVLLRIATLDGIQPAALRELDDVLTGLLSGSDNLKRSPMGGIRTAAEILNFMPSNHEESVLENVRQYDAELAQKIIDQMFVFENLLDLEDRAIQLLLKEVESEALIISLKGAQPALRQKFLSNMSQRAAELLAEDLDARGPVRVSEVETQQRRILQIVRNLAESGQIVIGGKAEDAYV